The Amphiprion ocellaris isolate individual 3 ecotype Okinawa chromosome 12, ASM2253959v1, whole genome shotgun sequence region CCCAGAATCACAACATATTTTTTAGTATATGACGTTTTGTTTGAATAGCAATAACACTCATACTGCTATTAACATATAAAGCTGTAAATGGCACTGGGCCATCATATTAAAAGGAGCTTGTAGTCCCATATGAACCAGCAAGGTCCTTGTGCTCCTGGGGGACGGGTCTGCTGCCTGTCCCTAGAGTTAAAAAGGCAGACAATCAGCGCGTGGGCTTTTTATTTCCGTGCACCATCTGTTTGGAACGCTCTAACGTCTGACATTAGGCAAGCTTGCTCAGTAGAGGTGTTCAAAGCAAAGCTAAAGACCCACTTGTTCTCTGCTGCATGTAAATTATAACTTGTGAGGTACTGTGTCTTCTTAGATATTGTCGTTATCGGTTTTATCATTGTTATTGTGTCATTCTCAGCCattgtttttatcagttatcattttattgtaatttatctgTTGCATgccctgtaaagcactttgacttgaaagtgctatataaataaagttattattattatactgcGACCTCATTCTTCATTATATTTGGGctataaaataacttctttccCTGAAGTCACAATCTACAGTGCCAGTAAACAGTATTTACCCCCCCTTGGAAGTgttccccttttattgcttgtCAACATTCATCACAGTCAAtatgatttgtcttttttgacaagaatttacaaacaAGACTCATTAATGTGGAGCTGAAAATAGATTTatacaaataaatgttaattaatcaaaaataaaaataggtgATTGCATAACTGTTCACTCTCTTCAAGTTCAGTCAATTCACTTTTAGCTGGATTTACAGCACCCTGTCTGGATTGATTTCAGTCGGCCTTGAacatgtagatttttttcccattcttgtagttctcttgcagactgcatccgTTTGTCCTCCCGATATTCCTTATTCTTTGCTACATTTCTTTTaacctctacctttacaagccttccagtaCCTGCTTTTGGGAAGTATCCCggcattatgatgctgccaccaccatgcttcactgtgtgtgtgatgatgtgcagtgtttgttaTCCACCAAACGTAGGGTCTAGTGTGATTGCCAAAAAGCTCGATtctggtctcatcagaccaaataCTCTTCCTCCaattgacttcagagtctcccacataAGTCCTGGCAAACCCTAGTTCAGATTTAATGTCAGctttttcaacagtggctttctTTTTCTGACTGATGAAGACCAGGCAACAGTTATTCTATGCAGTAGCTCCCATCTAAGCTACTGAAGCTTGTAGCGCCTTTGAagaagtcataggtgtcttggtggcctccctcaccagtctctttcttgcacagTAACTCAGTTTCTAAGGACAGCCTTCTCAAGACAGATTTACAGTTGTGCCATAttctttccatttcttaatgatgaatttaactgtactccaaggAATATTCagttacttagaaatgttcgTGTATGTAACCCCTCTTCACGTTCTTTAGTGACACTGCACAGCTAACTCTGCTGTCGTTGCAGGGTGACAGTCACAGCCATGTGTAGCATGGACCTGAGTCATTTCCCTCTCGATACGCAGACATGCTCTTTGGAGATTGAGAGCTGTAAGTGACTGATGTTCAAGCCTAATGTGTTTTTGCTTGTCTCTGCAGTTATAGGGTTTCAGCCAACTGCACTATGCTAATTTCTTGTGTTGATCATGAAAAATGTTGTGATAGCTATGAGATATTgacctctctgtctgttttctatAGTCTGTTCTGTTTACAGTAAGAATAAACTGGATTAAAGAAAGTAAAGTTTAGTCTTCTTGTGTCTTCGATCGGAGTCTATATCTGGTTATCATTTTCGTGCCATACACAGTGAAGCTTTCTGTCTCTCCAGATGCGTATACAGATGACGACCTGATGCTCTACTGGAAGGAAGGGAACAGGTCACTGAACACAGATGAGAGAATTTCTCTCTCCCAGTTTCTCATCCAGGAGTTCCACACGACCACCAGGCTGGCCTTCTACAGCAGCACAGGTACTGACAAGGTGCAGAGCTGCTTTCGAATTTTTAGTCTGCAGTGTTACAGcattatcttcatcttcatctctcCTCCAGGCTGGTACAACCGTCTGTACATCAACTTCACTCTGCGGCGTCacatcttcttcttcctgctgcagacCTACTTCCCTGCCACTCTGATGGTCATGTTGTCCTGGGTTTCCTTCTGGATCGACCGCAGGGCCGTCCCTGCCAGAGTGCCGCTGGGTGAGCGTGCTTGGCCTGTTGTTGTTACCTAACTGCTGTTTAGTTAGATAGATTGCTGCTTTTGTTCTTAGTTCTAGCTGTTGGGCTGATTTGAactgttttacatttcatttataaTTTTCCTACAATTTTACAcctgacaaaaatgaaataatatttaattaaagtgGAGTGtatatttcaagtttttatacACGTTTGACAAAATTTAAGTCATTAAAATTTAGCTCAGTTGCCATTATGACAGTATTAGGTTGTGAAGTATTCTAAAAATGATTTgtgaattcattttcattttaaaataggaCTGTCCTCATGAATGTGCACCCTGTATTCCAAAAGAATGCACAATTGTGAGGTCCCCTTGCTTTATAAGTTGGagaaaactgcttttgtgtttgtaGCAGCAGGTTTTAGGCAGCTGGAAGAACTACATTGATTTCCTTGTCAGTTCTACCTTCTGGGATGCTAATTGGATGCATTTTGACTGCAGAAGGTCCTGATATGCTGAATTGCTTTGTCATTGTCATGCTCTGGTTCTGCTTTCAAATGGTCTGAATTATTAATGGCACAAAAACTCCTTCAGCAGCTTCAGGTACATCTTtatctgcagagctgctgtcatCAAAACACTCCAatatcaaagaaaatctttctttgAACTAAACCAGTAACCAACTTCAGCTCCAGCATGTCATGTGACAAcaaaatttcaaatgttttcagtaatTCATAAGTGCCAATAATCAGATAATCATTTGTTTACAATCTGACACCAAAACACtgttaaagaaaagcagtttgtgACATACCAAAGAGTTGTGGGTGTAATTAGAAGAATGATTTAATCAGACAGTGTGTAATCTAGAGCAGTGGCTTTGGGGGTTTATAGGGAGCATCCATCAATATTAAGTTTGACCTGGCTGTTATATTCTCTTAAATTTTGATTAAGTCTGATACTCTGAAAAAAAAGATAGGCTTGACAAACCATAGTTTTCATGAACTACCTCTAATAGTAAAGGTTGAGCGTCACAGAGTGGAGCATCTTCCCTCGCAAAGGCTCTTTGGCCAAGTGCAGGCGCCCAGTCATCAACTTACTCCTCTTGGCTAATAAATAATAGTATGCTGTCCTCTCTAAAAGTTGTTGCAGGCAACACATTTTTCAGCTGTACCTATCTTAATACTATATCCCTGTGCATCGAATCCTCCAAGGAATAGACTTGTGGTTGTGTTTGGTAGAATTTAATCAggaaaatagttattttttgtaaaactgcaatCGTGTGGGGAATTGAGAGTATAACATCTTAGATATTTAAAGCTGTACCAAggaacattaaatatgaacaaataaCAGTGAATTTACCATTTACATGCACACCTGTGCGTTAACAATCAACTACTGATGCATCCATTGGTAAAAAACTAACCATCATCAAAAAATACTGTACTCATTCCAAGAAACAGTAACAGAATCAAGTTAATACAACGGTAAATAGCTGACAACTTACGAATGAAGCCAGTTTGTGGACTTTAAGGCACAGGATTAGGAGGATTAATGTTCTGTGATTCTCACTCTGACCACATCACATGAAAATTCACTTCCTGAATAGTACTTCCTGTTCCTGTTAGCTCACTTCCTGTACTTAGTATCTGAACTCAGCCATTTttcatattcacacacacaagctgagGTGAATAAAACTCAAAACGTGAAAAGAAATTATTAAAGTTTGGTAAGTTGCATTTTAGCTGGTGTCAATCCAAGAAAGTATGCCTGgatctttattttaaattaaaattcaattatTTGTCACTTTACTTTTGTCGTACGTCATGcatacaaaaatggaaaataaaactgcCATGTcattaaatgattttattttagtattgGCAGCCCACAACTTTGACATAAATAATCTTAAATGGCAGCAACAGGGAACTAGTTACACTTTAAATGTTGTTAAATCCAGGCCTTCTGCAAATGAGGTGAAGAAGCACCTTCTTGACCAGAggaatttatatttttctgtctgcagctgctCCTTCTCAACATATCTCCTTACTTATGGTTTGTCACTATGACTTAACATCTTTAACGTGAACTTGTTGTCCTATTTCAGGTATAACTACGGTGCTCACCATGTCCACCATCATCACTGGAGTCAACGCCTCCATGCCGAGGGTCTCGTACATCAAAGCTGTGGATATCTACCTCTGGGTCAGTTTCGTCTTCGTTTTCTTGTCGGTGATAGAGTACGCTGCTGTCAACTACCTGTCAACTCTGCAGGAAcgcaaggagaggaaacagcgAGAGAGGGTCAGTACCAACATCTACATGTTTTTAGAATCCAGAAGGTAAATAGTACTAatactatccatccatccattatctatacaccactcagtcctcattagggttgcagggggtgctggagtctatcccagctgacttagggtgaagacgggacactctggacagatcgccagtctgtcacaggactacatatatagatgaacaatcacactcgcactcacacctacaggcaatttagaataatcagttaacctcagcatatttttggactgtgggaggaagccgaagtacccggagagaacccatgcatgcacagggagaacatgcaaactccatgcagaaagatcccgggaaagccaggacgcgaaccagggatcttctctttgcaaggcaacagtgctaaccactacgccactgtgcagcccgtacTAATACTAATTACAACataattcattcattaattgCTAAGTGCATCACATAAAAACAGGTAGCCATGTCATTAAAGATGACAAAAGAATCCACCTCAATTCACCAAATGCCagacatataaaatgtgatgtcATAGGTAATGTTAGTTTGTGAGTTAAAAATTTGTAAAGAGGGGGgaggtcatgttgatttttgcattttctttgcaCCAATCTGTGGATCAATGTTTGAAGCACCATAACTTTGAGAAATAACGAAGCTATAGTCCTGAAATGTACCAGGCTCAGTGATATGCACATATGGTCTTTAACGGTACAACTGCTTTGATAGAAGAATACAAACCAATTATGTGATGGTGTAAAGTtggtcaaaaaaataaaaaaataaatgtttttgttaactACAATATTCCACTAACCATAAAATCTTTactagctacattatttctcaaggtCTGGCACTTCAAATGTTGCTCCACAGAttaatgcaaagaaaacaatgcaaaaatagagGGGCCAAAAATGTTACTTACTAATATGCACAgagaaaaaatctgacaaatatgaAACAGTCAGGTGTGAACTTCCTAAaaaatttggtgaattgaggTGGAATGGCCCTTAGGAGAAAGTACAGaggattttcttttaaagtgtAGCTTTGTAGCATCATTAAGTCTTCCCGCTGTGCTTGTAGCTGCCGTGCACATGTGGCGTGGACCATCCCGGCATGATGTCAGCCAGCTACAGCGAGGTGGACGCCAACACCACCGGGAACTACGGCATGCGTGAGGAGAACGGGGTGAAACGGGAGAGGATGCTGGTGCAGCTGGCGATGGAGAGCGACCAGATTACCGGCCACGTCGGCTCCACCGTCTACAGCAGTGTCTGGATCGACACGCACGCCATAGACAAGTACTCCCGGGTCGTCTTTCCTGGATCTTACATCCTCTTCAACATCATCTACTGGTCCATCTACTCCATCTAAGGCAGATGACTCTTAAACAGACCTGAAGCTACCAGAGGTCTGAACGCTTCCAGCAGAAGTGTGAAAAATCTGCCTTCTTAACTGATACGCTTGTAGTGAAGTGGAGCCTTGTGCACTGAAAtcatattttcaggtttttgcatttgcaaattcagaagaggaaaagaaagacagacttGTGTGCAATTGACGTCTTTCAGGTAGACTTTACTccctctcaaaaaaaaaaaaaaaaaacggaggTTCTGATATGGACCAAATCTACGCACAACACATTCTACTTTGACATTTATGACTGTTCAAAATTTTGGACCGGACAGAACCTCGGAGGACCTGGGAACAGTTTAGCAGGACTAAATAAATCCCATGGAAAAatatatgttataatagaactGACCCTGTCATGTACTCATTGTCAGAAGTTTCCTTCAAAAATAgacaattattattttcaagATACCCCAAAACGCTTTACATAATATGTTAAACACGCCATAAGCAGGAGGTAGCACAGAACAATAATCACATGTTAAAAGGTCAGTTTTATTGTGGAAGAATCCTTGTCTTGTCCCTTCTTGGTCCTTGATACTGCAGGCAGAGATGCTTTAGAGCCTGGCAAACGCTTTAATTAAGGATTTAAAAGAGATGGTAGGCTGCATATCAGTATAAGTTGAGCGTAAacgtatttttttttgtggcctCATGTCCATTTGGATGGTTCAGTTTTAGTGGCTGCTTGAAAACAGGTcataatttttctgtttctagtaGCATTACTTCCATTTTTTGAGCTCTTTCTAGCACAGGAGAAGATAAAGAGTCATGCAAAAAACATTATTCCATCTGTGAGTCCACAATGTAGAATGGCATCACCAGCACTGTCCTCCTTTCTCTATAAGTTCCTACTCATATCACTTGGTGTCTTTGTAAACCCAAACTGACAGGTGCAGAACATTGTCGCATTTTGTTCTTTGGACCAACACATGAACTGTAGCTAAGTCAAAGTGAGATACATTCAAGGCTTTTGAATCAATTTGTATCTTTTTGAATCAGTGAGGACCCTATCTGCAGTCAAAGACATTTGCTTTACCAGATCTAAGTAGATCTCATCTACATGAATATGCGTATGTTTTGTTATGTGTGAACTGATTCATACAGAGAAGCTGAACGGACAAAAATACTGTACAATCATGTGAGGaccttttgaaagaaaacatgcagttttataTGGAGGACAAACAATGTCTTAAGTATAAATATaagaataaaagcagaaatattaaattaatgctGTTATTTAATTATGATATTCCAATGCATCAACTcctctttatttttgtatttctacatttcttcatttgttttgttctgtgttcagttcaatttaattcagtgtcatctcacagcgcttAGCATAGTGAGGTACAGACCTTACAAATTAtaaacagaaatcagaaaacccaacaattaaAAGATGCCTTTGTGTTCCCTATGAGCGACGGTGGAAAGGAACGAAAAAAACGCTGGGATAGGGAGGGGGGACAAGCCTCTGTCAGGATATCGTAcaataaggtctttaagatatgatgaagcttggtcattaagagttttatgtgagaagcaggattttaaatcctatcctggattttacagggagccaatgaagagaagctgtATCTATATGCAAATTAGGTGGGTGTTCTTAACCTCAGTCTAAAGCAGGATTTGTCAGCTGGGAAAAccagaaatgtagaaatgaagaaatgccttcaataaaatttcatgtatttaaatgtagaaaCAGATTCAAGACAATAATTTAATCATGcctctttttatttatgtatttattgattgatcTATTTACatatgtgttttttgtcctctgtacaaaactgcatgtttttctgaAGTGTCAAATCACAATTCAAGAGTTTTAATCACGTTCTGATGTGTAGCGAAAAACATTTCTgtctctgcatgttttttcactccatgtgttgtgttttgtatgaCTCTTAATTTGACAGAGAGCATCGGGGTTTTTGataaaaggttgtttttttgtgtgtgtgtgtgtgtggtccagTCATTGCATTGTGACACAACATCATTGTGGTTCCATCTGCACAGtaataaatacactaaaataattttacactttacatttacatttgttgaattttttttttgcttatttttatttttcattcttaaATCAGgtcttcagttttatttttagtttttttgtctttgtctggtCATTTGATCTGATCCTTCATACATTTGAACTTCCAATTTAGTAGCTGTCACCAACTTTAGCGTACATCTAAGAAAGAATTGGAGTTTTTTCTACTTCACATGTCCATTTCTTTTATCTCTCCTCATGTGCATAGTGGCATAATGAATGATGGCTGCTGACTGCGTGGTAAGTCAGTGTACAGACTTTGTGATTAAAATGGTTTTCTTACAGCAGCTCTGTTGACTTGCTTCGGGAAATGGGTGAGGGTTAGTGGAACATGAGACATATTTGAGTCCAAcaaggtcttttttttaatgatagaTGAAAGATAAAGATGCTGTAAAGATCAGAATCCAAAAATTTTCAGAGGTTGCTTTTGAAATTCGTCCTTCTGTTGCTTTCATCTTATGTAATTCTGCTGTAACATCTGCTGTAGCTTATGGCAAATTTTAGACAAAGCCAAACTGACAGACATAGTAGGCAAAACTGAGGGCTTAGCAAAATCTGACATGTCATTGTAAACAAACTCCAGCATCCACTGTCATCTGATAAAAATGGGATTAATGATTTGGGTTTGGTCTTCATCTGTTAAGATTTAGCTGTGATGGAAAAGATGGGCGCTGCAAGTTTTAAATGGATGAGTGACCCATTGTTTTGTAGACCATATCACAAAGGGAGCTTAGTGTGTTATAGCTGGGTTTGATTCAGGGTCTCTGGCCTTCATTTTAAAGGGAGATCGTCATGGAAACCAAGGTTTCATTGTTACCAGCTCTGGAGCTTAATGGAGACGATCAGAACGGTTCAACTGCAGCACAAGTCAagaattttaatacatttttcaagtcaaaaatatgaatgtgttattttttactttaatattttaGGAGATCAGAACCATGAAGCCATGGCTCTTTGCTGGACActggtggattgctccctccgGGTTGGGAGGAGTTGCTTCCCCAGgcaaaggagttcaagtatcttgggattttgttcacgagtgatggaaaaaaggagcatgagatggacaggcggattggtgcagcgtcagcagtaatgtgggcgtTGTATCGAACCgtcatggtgaagagggagctgagctgcaAGGCgaagccagttgaggtggtttggccaTCTGATTGCGATGCCTCTGGGGaggcttcctttggaggttttccaaacaCGTCCGCCTCGGAGGAGACCctggggcagacccagaactcgctggagggattataaatctcatctggcctgggaatgcctcgGGATCCCTGAGGAAGAGCTGGGAAGTGTTGCTGGGGGGAGGGACGTCTGGCATGACCTCTTCCTTTGCTGCCCCCATGACCCGACCCCGGATAAGCAGAAGAcagtggatggatgaatggagaACCATGAAATAATACATTTGGATTCATGTCGGAAGCCATAGGTGTTGTAAAGAATGCAAGCTATACTttaaattgtagtttttttgaaagaaacctCTATTTGCTTCgatgtcagtgtttttacatACTTCATTCTTCCAACAGCTTCACTATTTGGATAGCAGGACGGCTTCTACAGCTTCTCATTAAGTTTTAAATGTGTCGTTAAAAAGTTTATCTAACAGCACAAATTCAGAATACAATTATTGCACTACATAAAGCTAAAGTCTCAAGTTAATGATATCGTTAAACATCActttttgctgctgcagtggCCTCATTTCACCTCCCAGACAGTACATCTGCTGCCACATTAAGGACTCCGCTCATTTCATCACCACTGTGCATGCGCCTGGATTTAAGAACTCAAGTTTCTTTCATGTGAGTTGACTCACAGCTGGATTGTTGTACCCAGAGTTATCTGAGTCATTTGGTAACCAGCTTTGTGATGATGCTTATCAAGGATCACTGGTGGTGTTTGGCAGCTCAAAGAGAGGCGGACCGGGCCGAGGCAGACCTCAGATGACCTGACGAGTTAATAGGTGAAAGTACATCTACAATGTTGTTAATAAGTTCTCAATGTACTGGAAATATGTGCTGCATTCAGCTGAAATATGAAGAAGATCTGCAAACTGTCATAAAAGCAACAGCTTGTGTAATAATCTGTTTGTTTAAAGCAAGAAAGTCTATTTaaattgattgatttgattgcTTTTACTTAGTACTCTTATTAGAACTAATTTTATCTACTgatttctctgtttatttatatattttaatctatttaatgtacagtttttatcttattttttgtaatttcttatTCTGTTTATATACAGTGCGTAAGAAATTTGTGAGACCACGtttcatcaaaacaaaaaaataaaaatattttagaaatctgccAAAAAACTGTTTCAAGCTAAAAActgtgttgttatttattaggcaaataacaaactggaacaactaaatagcctttattcacatatattaaccaaaaatcttaatattttgtatgacCTCCTTTGACCCTGATAACAGCTTGCGTTCTTGCTGCCACTGTTTTTATGGACTTTTCCAGTCTCTTTTGTTATTGATTTCCAAATAGTTTCTAGCTGTTCCCAGAGACTTGTTTTGAATGAAACTTTTGTGCCATCAATTTTTGAATCCAATAAATCCCAGATCTGTTCAATGGGATTCAAGTCTGGCCTTTAACATGGACAGTCAGTCAGTTCCACTACTCcagattcctttttcttggtccagtctctgcacagctttgaagtctgcttggggtcattgtcttcttggtatATCTGTTTTAATAATGaacattttagttatttatttcacCTATTTTACcttattgtatttcattttatctggtGTTTCATTATTGCACGTGTTAAAAAAGACGGCGGTTCCTCATTTCCTCTGTATTTGAGAGTCTTTTATTGATAACTTGACTGTGGAGGTAAAAATGGGGTAGGGGTGGGGGTTGTTTGTATcgttttatggcattttttattatctgtaaagccctttgtgttgcatttttgtttgtatgagaagtgctatacaaataaaaactgaCTAATATAGCACCTTAGCATACACAGAGGTcactgaaagtgctttacaggcaaatgtaaaaacatataaacacataaaaataaaaatgttaaaaaaaaagtcaagaggAGAAAAATTAATGCATGTAAGTGATAAAgtgtgcaataaaaatagaaattagttaaaattaagtgaataaaaatgcacacaaatttaataaaactaCAGGCAGTTTAGACCAGGTTGTATAAGAACACTCATCAATTAAAAGCAGCGGACAAAAGAACTTTCTCTAGATCTAAGAGAAGCTGGTTCCAGCAGCAGGCCAATGTCTAAACACCACTGAACTTTGGTAACTCTTGGtacaaaaatctaatcagtctGTGGTCCCTGCAGATCCTAAAGCAAACATGTTTCTAAAATATATGACCACTCAGACACTTAAAGACAATTAACAGAGCCTTAAATTCAGATCTATATTCAACTGGAAGCCAGCACATTGACCTAAAAATCTCTGTTGATGCAGCATTCTGAATGAGCTGCAAATGTCTAATCGTGTACTAAGGAGGCCTgtattatataattatatattatatgcAAATATTATATCataaaaataatgtgcaaatgtaTGAAAATAGGATTGTGGTTCTAAAAAACTCTTTTACACGTTAAAGTTTGTCTTTAATAGACAGGTAAGGTGTATTACAAAATATAACACTGCCCCCTAGTGGATGTTTGTAGACTGACTACATAAagcaaaaaaggccaaaacacaATAACATCACTTTTCAGAACTATATCTCCTATGATTGCATGACACAGTCAAATAATACTACccttatatgtgtgtttttttgtcctt contains the following coding sequences:
- the LOC111580830 gene encoding gamma-aminobutyric acid receptor subunit rho-1-like; amino-acid sequence: MHTDVVLLSLLLWMVGVSGQKRPRGQILQPYRHFRSKREMPPAEVSGCKVGSPIFKRSPDVTKAWGTKSDTLLKLDEHDFTMRPGFGGPAVPVGVDVQVESLDAISEVDMDFTMTLYLRHYWKDERLAFRSNTNHSMTFDGRIVKKIWVPDMFFVHSKKSFTHDTTTDNVMLRVYPDGKVLYSLRVTVTAMCSMDLSHFPLDTQTCSLEIESYAYTDDDLMLYWKEGNRSLNTDERISLSQFLIQEFHTTTRLAFYSSTGWYNRLYINFTLRRHIFFFLLQTYFPATLMVMLSWVSFWIDRRAVPARVPLGITTVLTMSTIITGVNASMPRVSYIKAVDIYLWVSFVFVFLSVIEYAAVNYLSTLQERKERKQRERLPCTCGVDHPGMMSASYSEVDANTTGNYGMREENGVKRERMLVQLAMESDQITGHVGSTVYSSVWIDTHAIDKYSRVVFPGSYILFNIIYWSIYSI